Proteins from one Phocoena sinus isolate mPhoSin1 chromosome 8, mPhoSin1.pri, whole genome shotgun sequence genomic window:
- the OMP gene encoding olfactory marker protein, translated as MAEDEPKPTQLDMPLVLDEDLTKQMRLRAESLQQRGGMRQDGEKLLQPAKSMYRIDFTQQPRLQFEPWDVVLDKPGKVTITGTSQIWTPDLTNLMTRQLLDPAAIFWRKEDSEAMDWNEADALEFGERLSELAKIHKVMYFLITSSEGVEPANLKASVVFSQL; from the coding sequence ATGGCGGAGGACGAGCCGAAGCCGACCCAGCTGGACATGCCCCTGGTCCTGGACGAGGACCTGACCAAGCAGATGCGGCTGCGCGCGGAGAGTCTGCAGCAGCGCGGGGGGATGCGCCAGGATGGCGAGAAGCTGCTGCAGCCGGCGAAGTCCATGTACCGCATCGACTTCACCCAGCAGCCGAGGCTGCAGTTTGAGCCCTGGGACGTCGTGCTGGACAAGCCGGGCAAGGTCACCATCACGGGCACCTCCCAGATCTGGACGCCCGACCTCACCAACCTCATGACGCGGCAGCTGCTGGACCCCGCCGCCATCTTCTGGCGCAAGGAGGACTCGGAAGCCATGGATTGGAATGAGGCTGACGCCCTGGAGTTTGGGGAGCGCCTGTCCGAGCTGGCCAAGATCCACAAGGTCATGTACTTCCTCATCACCTCCAGCGAGGGCGTCGAGCCTGCCAACCTCAAGGCCTCCGTGGTCTTTAGCCAGCTCTGA